The proteins below are encoded in one region of Streptomyces marianii:
- a CDS encoding aminoglycoside phosphotransferase family protein, producing the protein MYTASSSVSAPPRPRTLQAGGRPLFEPSTTGRTRRWPGAVGQPLSGRIDLSGPQGAQLRMAIASVHRICPEFNPVQVLRRSGRSVLLVGTTGRTTAVAKCLLDQSPAWAERFRHEIGVYRAFVRHRPPVRAPRLIAADPDDCTLVVERMPGRPAALARHPSEAPPRADVRAALGAIARLNSWRPPAGMFDAPLDYASRIARYHELGLFTDRDLGDLQKLLHGLAHAGGRQGGLGQFCHGDALLSNILLAPTGPVLVDWEHAGWYLPGYDLATLWTVLGDAPVARRQISQLAQQSGPAARDAFLVNLMLVLTREIRTYETAVQRTMREAPPAGTVPSAQAGVSSGEEQRLLLRRLHDDCALARRAVRAAVGTR; encoded by the coding sequence ATGTACACAGCATCGTCCTCCGTGTCCGCCCCGCCCCGCCCGCGCACCCTGCAGGCAGGCGGCAGGCCGTTGTTCGAGCCCTCCACGACCGGCAGGACCCGGCGCTGGCCGGGGGCTGTCGGCCAACCGCTCAGCGGGAGAATCGACTTGTCCGGCCCCCAGGGCGCGCAGCTGCGCATGGCGATCGCCTCGGTGCACCGCATCTGCCCGGAGTTCAATCCGGTGCAGGTGCTGCGCAGGAGCGGTCGCTCGGTGCTGCTCGTCGGCACTACGGGGCGGACCACGGCCGTCGCCAAATGCTTACTGGACCAGTCGCCGGCGTGGGCGGAGCGGTTCCGGCACGAGATAGGGGTCTACCGTGCGTTCGTCCGGCACCGGCCTCCGGTGCGTGCGCCCCGGCTCATCGCCGCGGACCCGGACGACTGCACGCTCGTCGTCGAGCGGATGCCCGGACGTCCGGCCGCCCTCGCCCGGCACCCCTCCGAGGCGCCGCCGCGCGCGGACGTCCGTGCTGCGCTCGGGGCCATCGCCCGGCTGAACTCATGGCGACCGCCGGCCGGGATGTTCGACGCACCGCTGGACTACGCGTCGCGGATCGCCCGCTACCACGAGCTGGGGCTCTTCACCGACCGCGACCTGGGTGATCTGCAGAAGCTGCTGCACGGTCTCGCCCACGCCGGGGGACGGCAGGGCGGCCTGGGCCAGTTCTGCCACGGCGACGCCCTGCTGTCGAACATCCTCCTCGCGCCGACGGGCCCGGTGCTCGTGGACTGGGAGCACGCCGGCTGGTATCTGCCGGGGTACGACCTGGCGACGCTCTGGACGGTGCTGGGCGACGCCCCGGTGGCCCGGCGCCAGATCAGCCAGTTGGCCCAGCAGTCGGGCCCCGCGGCCCGCGACGCCTTCCTGGTGAACCTGATGCTGGTGCTGACCCGGGAGATCAGGACCTACGAGACGGCCGTGCAGCGGACGATGCGGGAGGCCCCGCCGGCCGGCACCGTCCCTTCAGCGCAGGCCGGAGTCTCCTCCGGAGAGGAGCAGCGGCTGCTGCTGCGGCGGCTGCACGATGACTGCGCGCTGGCACGGCGGGCCGTGCGCGCGGCGGTCGGCACCCGCTGA
- a CDS encoding DUF397 domain-containing protein, giving the protein MGESITTEQPLSGWNKPELDLSRADWQSGSQGAGDVQIAFVEGFIAMRNGGRPGSPSLIFSPAEWRAFVMNARHGEFDLT; this is encoded by the coding sequence GTGGGCGAGAGCATCACCACGGAGCAGCCGCTTTCGGGTTGGAACAAGCCGGAGCTCGACCTCAGCCGGGCGGACTGGCAGTCGGGGAGCCAGGGGGCGGGTGACGTCCAGATCGCCTTCGTCGAGGGCTTCATCGCGATGAGGAACGGCGGCCGTCCCGGCAGCCCGTCACTGATCTTCAGCCCGGCCGAGTGGCGCGCCTTCGTCATGAACGCCCGGCACGGGGAGTTCGACCTCACCTGA
- a CDS encoding terpene synthase family protein — MAQPFELPDFYVPYPARLNPHVDAARRHTREWAHRMGMLEGSGIWELEDLEAHDYALLCAYTHPDCSAEALSLVTDWYVWVFFFDDHFLEVYKRTGDTAGGKDYLDRLPAFMPLDPEQGVPEPTNQVEAGLADLWARTVPSMSAAWRARFAEATEHLLNESLWELHNINRGRIANPVEYVEMRRKVGGAPWSAGLVEFAAGAEVPERVAGSRPMRVLRDAFSDAVHLRNDLFSYEREVGDEGENSNGVLVLETFLGCSTQEAADAVNDLLTSRLQQFENTALTEVPALCVETGLDPAECAAVAAYTKGLQDWQSGGHEWHLRSSRYMNKGAVAGPSLFDGVLGTSALDVRTLFGRPAVSRLRGLTHVPHRPTGPSLLPEFDCPFPLTLSPHHEEALARSVAWAKRMGLLGDIWDEEMLTGFDFALCAAGLDPDATPEELELSTEWLTWGTYGDDYYPLVFGRPRDLLGAKACTDRLTACMPLDDPGSGAAVAESPMERSLADLWARTAGPMGPEARAGLRRALDVMLESWLWELHNQAQHRVPDPVDYMEMRRSTFGSDLTMLLCRLRHEGELPPEIHGTGTMRSLENAASDYACLVNDLFSYQKEIEVEGELHNGVLVVQNFFGCGYGAAVAIVDDLMRSRLSQFLHIKENELPLLHERFALDSRGRAALDSYVRELEDWLAGILNWHRKARRYGAEDVRSGAGSALCLDGPLALGMSAARVVDLLRTGAGPGASVSTGTGSHSGAAAVAVRL, encoded by the coding sequence ATGGCACAGCCCTTCGAACTGCCGGATTTCTACGTACCGTATCCGGCCCGACTCAACCCGCACGTCGACGCGGCACGCCGGCACACCCGTGAGTGGGCGCACCGTATGGGGATGCTGGAGGGGTCGGGGATCTGGGAGCTCGAGGACCTGGAGGCGCACGACTACGCCCTGTTGTGCGCCTACACCCATCCGGACTGCTCGGCGGAGGCGCTCTCGCTGGTCACCGACTGGTACGTGTGGGTGTTCTTCTTCGACGACCACTTCCTGGAGGTCTACAAGCGCACGGGCGACACGGCCGGAGGCAAGGACTATCTGGACCGGCTCCCCGCGTTCATGCCACTGGATCCGGAGCAGGGCGTCCCGGAGCCGACCAACCAGGTGGAGGCGGGACTCGCCGACCTGTGGGCGCGGACTGTGCCGAGCATGTCCGCGGCGTGGCGGGCCCGGTTCGCCGAGGCGACGGAGCACCTGCTCAACGAGTCGCTGTGGGAGCTGCACAACATCAACCGGGGCCGGATCGCCAACCCGGTCGAGTACGTCGAGATGCGGCGCAAGGTCGGCGGTGCGCCGTGGTCGGCGGGGCTCGTCGAGTTCGCGGCGGGCGCTGAGGTCCCCGAGCGGGTCGCCGGCTCGCGGCCGATGCGGGTGCTGAGGGACGCGTTCTCCGACGCGGTTCATCTGCGCAACGACCTGTTCTCGTACGAGCGGGAGGTCGGCGACGAGGGCGAGAACAGCAACGGCGTGCTGGTGCTGGAGACCTTCCTCGGCTGCTCGACGCAGGAGGCGGCCGACGCGGTCAACGACCTGCTGACGTCACGGCTGCAGCAGTTCGAGAACACCGCGCTCACCGAGGTCCCGGCGCTCTGCGTGGAGACCGGGCTGGACCCGGCGGAGTGCGCGGCGGTCGCCGCGTACACCAAGGGCCTGCAGGACTGGCAGTCCGGCGGGCACGAGTGGCATCTGCGTTCCAGCCGCTACATGAACAAGGGCGCGGTGGCGGGGCCTTCGCTGTTCGACGGGGTGCTGGGGACGTCGGCCCTGGACGTGAGGACGCTGTTCGGCCGGCCGGCGGTGTCCCGGCTGCGCGGACTGACGCACGTACCGCACCGGCCGACGGGGCCGTCGCTGCTGCCCGAGTTCGACTGCCCGTTCCCCCTGACGCTCAGCCCGCACCATGAGGAGGCGCTGGCCAGGTCGGTCGCCTGGGCGAAGCGGATGGGGCTGCTCGGGGACATCTGGGACGAGGAGATGCTCACCGGCTTCGACTTCGCCCTCTGCGCGGCCGGCCTCGACCCGGACGCCACGCCCGAGGAGCTGGAGCTCAGCACGGAGTGGCTGACATGGGGCACGTACGGGGACGACTACTACCCGCTGGTGTTCGGCCGCCCCCGCGATCTCCTCGGCGCGAAGGCGTGCACGGACCGGCTGACGGCCTGTATGCCGCTCGACGACCCGGGGTCGGGCGCGGCGGTGGCGGAGAGCCCGATGGAGCGGTCGCTCGCGGACCTCTGGGCACGGACGGCGGGGCCGATGGGCCCCGAGGCGCGGGCGGGGCTGCGGCGTGCGCTGGACGTGATGCTGGAGAGCTGGCTGTGGGAGCTGCACAACCAGGCGCAGCACCGGGTGCCCGACCCCGTGGACTACATGGAGATGCGGCGCAGCACCTTCGGGTCGGACCTCACGATGTTGCTGTGCCGGCTGCGGCACGAGGGGGAGCTGCCGCCGGAGATCCACGGCACGGGGACGATGCGGAGCCTGGAGAACGCGGCGTCGGACTACGCCTGCCTGGTCAACGACCTCTTCTCGTACCAGAAGGAGATCGAGGTCGAGGGCGAGCTGCACAACGGCGTTCTCGTGGTGCAGAACTTCTTCGGCTGCGGCTACGGGGCCGCCGTCGCGATCGTGGACGATCTGATGCGGTCGAGGCTGAGCCAGTTCCTGCACATCAAGGAGAATGAACTCCCTCTGCTGCACGAGCGGTTCGCGCTGGACTCCCGGGGCAGGGCGGCGCTGGACTCCTATGTGCGGGAACTGGAGGACTGGCTCGCGGGCATCCTGAACTGGCACCGGAAGGCGCGCCGTTACGGGGCGGAGGACGTGCGGTCGGGCGCGGGCTCGGCGTTGTGCCTCGACGGGCCCCTGGCACTGGGGATGTCGGCGGCGAGAGTCGTCGACCTGCTCCGGACGGGTGCGGGGCCGGGGGCGTCGGTGAGCACCGGCACGGGATCGCACTCCGGCGCGGCGGCGGTTGCCGTGCGGCTCTGA
- a CDS encoding ACT domain-containing protein, which translates to MSPERDLGRLLTGMRPEPNPGRYVFTTVTGAPPPGLAPVATVAEDEGLTLVVREEEADAAGLVYDYVAGWITLRVHSALDAVGLTAAVATALAEAGISCNVVAGHHHDHLFVPYERVDESITLLRELAARAG; encoded by the coding sequence ATGAGCCCAGAACGTGACCTCGGCCGTCTGCTGACCGGTATGCGTCCCGAACCGAACCCCGGCCGCTACGTCTTCACCACCGTCACCGGTGCGCCGCCGCCCGGCCTCGCCCCCGTGGCCACCGTCGCCGAGGACGAGGGCCTGACCCTCGTCGTACGCGAGGAGGAGGCCGACGCCGCAGGGCTGGTCTACGACTACGTAGCCGGCTGGATCACCCTCCGCGTGCACTCCGCACTCGACGCCGTCGGGCTCACCGCCGCCGTCGCCACCGCCCTGGCCGAAGCGGGCATCAGCTGCAACGTCGTCGCCGGCCACCACCACGACCACCTGTTCGTGCCGTACGAACGCGTGGACGAGTCCATCACCCTCCTGCGGGAGCTGGCGGCACGCGCCGGCTGA
- a CDS encoding universal stress protein produces the protein MARRITAGVDGSPESRAAVHWAAREAALRGLPLRMVHAWLWQPLDVPIVQDREAQARSVESLVREAESEITGRYPDVAVSAEVVADTAVAALLDESERASMLVLGSRGHGAIVGFIVGSYGQQVIASAACPVVAVRAPAGKEQDQAAVPAPREGAEVVVGQHGTPEDCGAVLGFAFETAAAHGVGVRAVRAWSLPALYTYSPGSMRLADEAGGLEPFEKKALADALKPWRERYPQVPVTEHVEMGSAGQVLLSATGCALLLVVGRHARRSPIGARVGSVAHAALHHAPCPVAVVPPG, from the coding sequence ATGGCCCGACGCATCACCGCCGGAGTGGACGGATCACCGGAGAGCCGGGCCGCGGTGCACTGGGCGGCCCGCGAAGCGGCGCTCCGCGGGCTTCCGCTCCGTATGGTGCACGCATGGCTGTGGCAGCCCCTCGACGTGCCGATCGTCCAGGACCGCGAGGCGCAGGCGCGTTCGGTGGAGAGTCTGGTACGTGAGGCGGAGTCGGAGATCACCGGGCGCTACCCGGATGTGGCGGTCTCCGCCGAGGTGGTGGCGGACACGGCGGTGGCGGCGCTGCTCGACGAGTCGGAGCGCGCTTCGATGCTGGTGCTCGGATCCCGGGGTCATGGCGCGATCGTCGGCTTCATCGTCGGCTCCTACGGCCAGCAGGTGATCGCCTCCGCCGCCTGTCCCGTCGTCGCCGTACGTGCGCCGGCCGGGAAGGAGCAGGACCAGGCCGCGGTTCCCGCACCCCGCGAGGGCGCCGAGGTGGTGGTGGGACAGCACGGCACGCCGGAGGACTGCGGCGCCGTCCTCGGTTTCGCCTTCGAGACCGCCGCCGCACATGGCGTGGGGGTGCGTGCGGTGCGGGCCTGGAGCCTGCCGGCCCTCTACACCTACAGCCCGGGTTCGATGCGGCTGGCCGACGAGGCCGGCGGCCTGGAGCCGTTCGAGAAGAAGGCGCTGGCGGACGCGCTGAAGCCCTGGCGGGAGCGGTACCCCCAGGTGCCGGTGACGGAGCACGTCGAGATGGGCAGCGCGGGACAGGTGCTGCTGTCCGCCACAGGGTGTGCGCTGCTGCTGGTCGTCGGCCGGCACGCGCGCCGTTCTCCCATCGGTGCGCGGGTCGGTTCCGTCGCCCATGCCGCGCTGCACCACGCGCCCTGCCCCGTGGCGGTCGTACCGCCGGGCTGA
- a CDS encoding N-acetylmuramoyl-L-alanine amidase has product MVAALLLTLASAAPSAVAEPAAPSDELQRAFAAAAAEYRVPQSVLLGVSYLQSRWDGHGGAPSVTGGYGPMHLTDAATALAEAPHHAHGVEDARGDAARAPRTGDGATLAERAALPARLRTLERAADLTGIPAERLRTDTAANVRGGAALLADAQRKLGRAPGGGAADWYAAVARFSGADDTATATTYADDVFDVIRTGRRRTTDSGQRVSLPAGEGLRPDRSGLARLGLRTADRTLTECPVTVACEWIPAPYEQFGEGDYGNHDKADRPASQSVEYIVIHDTEATWETTLRLVQDPEYVSWQYSLRSSDGHVAQHLRLEDVGWHAGNWYVNAKSVGLEHEGFLVSPDAWYTEAMYRSSARLVRHLAKRYGIPLDRQHIIGHDNVPGTLPSTIPGMHTDPGPFWDWAHYFTLLGRPFAPTAGPGASAVTIRPDYDRHRPVYTGCVKAGDTCAPHGSGAVRLHTAPDASAPLVRDIGLRPGGGESTTGVNDTGARATTGQQYAVAERRGDWTGIWYLGQKAWFHNPRTRPTAVGARAVLVTPREGLAEVPVYGRAYPEASAYPAGVPVQAVTPLPYRLLEGQSYVTGGSTPGEYYWATTFDTSQHTVVRGDERYHQIQFGHRVAFVKASDVRVVHR; this is encoded by the coding sequence GTGGTCGCGGCACTGCTGCTGACCCTGGCCTCGGCCGCTCCGTCCGCCGTCGCGGAGCCGGCCGCGCCGTCCGACGAACTCCAGCGAGCCTTCGCCGCCGCCGCCGCCGAGTACCGGGTGCCGCAGAGCGTGCTGCTCGGCGTCTCCTACCTCCAGTCGCGCTGGGACGGGCACGGCGGTGCCCCGAGCGTCACGGGCGGTTACGGGCCGATGCACCTCACCGACGCCGCGACGGCCCTGGCCGAGGCCCCTCACCATGCGCACGGCGTGGAGGACGCCCGTGGCGACGCGGCCCGCGCTCCCCGGACGGGCGACGGCGCCACGCTCGCGGAGCGCGCAGCACTGCCGGCCCGGCTGCGGACCCTGGAACGGGCCGCGGACCTCACCGGTATCCCCGCCGAACGGCTGCGCACGGACACGGCCGCGAACGTCCGGGGCGGCGCGGCACTGCTCGCCGACGCCCAGCGGAAACTGGGCCGGGCGCCCGGCGGCGGCGCGGCGGACTGGTACGCGGCGGTCGCCCGGTTCTCGGGCGCCGATGACACGGCCACCGCGACGACGTACGCCGACGACGTGTTCGACGTCATCCGCACGGGCCGGCGGCGGACCACGGACAGCGGCCAGCGGGTGTCCCTGCCGGCCGGCGAGGGGCTGCGTCCCGACAGGTCGGGCCTGGCCCGCCTGGGGCTTCGCACCGCGGACCGGACGCTCACGGAGTGTCCGGTGACCGTGGCGTGCGAGTGGATCCCCGCGCCTTACGAGCAGTTCGGCGAGGGCGACTACGGCAACCACGACAAGGCGGACCGGCCCGCGTCGCAGTCGGTGGAGTACATCGTCATCCATGACACCGAGGCGACCTGGGAGACCACCCTCCGCCTGGTCCAGGACCCGGAGTACGTGTCCTGGCAGTACTCGCTGCGGTCGTCGGACGGGCATGTCGCCCAGCATCTGCGGCTGGAGGACGTCGGCTGGCACGCCGGCAACTGGTACGTCAACGCCAAGTCGGTCGGGCTGGAGCACGAGGGCTTCCTCGTCAGCCCCGACGCCTGGTACACGGAGGCGATGTACCGCAGCTCCGCCCGGCTGGTGCGCCACCTCGCCAAGCGGTACGGCATCCCGCTGGACCGGCAGCACATCATCGGGCACGACAACGTGCCGGGCACGCTGCCCTCGACCATCCCGGGCATGCACACCGACCCGGGGCCGTTCTGGGACTGGGCGCACTACTTCACGCTGCTGGGACGGCCGTTCGCACCGACCGCGGGTCCTGGCGCGTCCGCGGTGACGATCCGTCCCGACTACGACCGGCACCGGCCGGTGTACACGGGCTGTGTGAAGGCGGGCGACACCTGCGCTCCGCACGGTTCGGGTGCGGTCCGGCTGCACACCGCGCCGGACGCCTCGGCGCCGCTGGTCAGGGACATCGGACTGCGGCCGGGCGGCGGCGAGTCGACGACGGGTGTCAACGACACCGGCGCGCGGGCCACGACGGGGCAGCAGTACGCGGTCGCGGAGCGCCGCGGTGACTGGACGGGCATCTGGTACCTGGGCCAGAAGGCCTGGTTCCACAACCCGCGTACCCGGCCGACCGCGGTGGGCGCGCGCGCCGTGCTCGTCACCCCGCGCGAGGGCCTGGCGGAGGTCCCGGTCTACGGCCGCGCCTATCCGGAGGCGTCGGCGTACCCGGCGGGTGTACCGGTGCAGGCGGTGACGCCGCTGCCGTACAGACTGCTCGAAGGACAGAGCTACGTGACCGGTGGCAGCACGCCGGGCGAGTACTACTGGGCGACGACGTTCGACACGTCGCAGCACACCGTGGTGCGCGGCGACGAGCGTTACCACCAGATCCAGTTCGGGCACCGGGTCGCCTTCGTGAAGGCCTCCGACGTGCGGGTCGTGCACCGGTAG
- a CDS encoding IS481 family transposase: protein MPHRNAPLTETGRLRLARCVVEDGWPLRRAAERFQVSPTTAQRWADRYRALGEAGMADHSSRPHRSPRRTPTRTERRIIKVRLARRWGPARIAHLLGLVPSTVHRVLVRYRLARLTHLDRATGRVIRRYEWDRPGELVHVDIKKLGNIPDGGGHKTLGRQAGRKNRKNAGYSYVHTAVDDHSRLAYSEIHPDEKKETATAFWTRAHAFFTSVGITVERVLTDNGACYKSHTWRDALADAGITHKRTRPYRPQTNGKVERLNRTLLDEWAYAKPYRSEQERRDAFPTWLHTYNHHRGHTALKGQPPASRVPNLSGQYT, encoded by the coding sequence GTGCCCCACCGTAATGCACCCCTGACCGAGACCGGGCGGCTACGCCTGGCCCGCTGCGTGGTCGAGGACGGCTGGCCCCTGCGCCGGGCCGCCGAACGCTTCCAGGTCTCGCCCACAACCGCCCAGCGGTGGGCCGACCGCTACCGGGCCCTGGGCGAGGCCGGGATGGCCGACCACTCCTCCCGACCGCATCGCAGTCCCCGCCGGACACCGACCCGGACCGAACGCCGGATCATCAAGGTCCGCCTCGCCCGCCGGTGGGGCCCGGCCCGCATCGCGCACCTGCTGGGCCTCGTGCCCTCGACCGTGCACCGAGTCCTCGTCCGCTACCGCCTGGCCCGGCTCACCCACCTGGACCGGGCCACCGGCCGCGTCATACGCCGCTACGAATGGGACCGCCCGGGCGAGCTGGTCCACGTGGACATCAAAAAGCTCGGCAACATCCCCGACGGCGGCGGCCACAAAACCCTCGGCCGCCAAGCCGGACGCAAGAACCGCAAGAACGCCGGCTACAGCTACGTCCACACCGCGGTCGACGACCACTCCCGCCTCGCCTACAGCGAGATCCACCCGGACGAGAAGAAGGAGACCGCCACCGCCTTCTGGACCCGCGCCCACGCCTTCTTCACCAGCGTCGGGATCACCGTCGAGCGCGTACTGACCGACAACGGCGCCTGCTACAAGTCGCACACCTGGCGCGATGCACTCGCCGACGCAGGGATCACTCACAAGCGAACCCGGCCCTACCGGCCGCAGACCAACGGCAAGGTCGAACGCCTCAACCGCACCCTGCTCGACGAATGGGCCTACGCAAAGCCCTACCGATCAGAACAGGAACGACGCGACGCCTTCCCCACATGGCTGCACACCTACAATCACCACCGCGGACACACCGCGCTGAAGGGCCAGCCACCCGCCAGCCGCGTTCCTAACCTCTCAGGGCAATACACCTAG
- a CDS encoding follicular epithelium yolk protein subunit — MTVVTSFRTKVTAGEDEAESIVNAIGEQKHVITDSERDGFGWPWGSITDACAKHMGRRPNGAWIRNPTDHDLYNTYGWQQTTTVLKAVKAEILGINSKPTTVKTATFRNNSSVGGTFNVSIWEEVSNTVSNTWSSTNSFSLEQSISYEIGFLGTGGGGETSMSYTHSWGQSKTESQTVTLGSETGVEVYLEPGQAVKSTLVATRGTMEVKVTYSATVEGRTAMNYNPRHNGHHFWSTGTNTILQAGGLNRSKSFTENLEIGYYSNAEILLEDAKTGELLASLPLDGGPAVKPGETVSFNLSPQARAAGAAEVVAAGTPAEPDHPTA, encoded by the coding sequence ATGACAGTCGTGACGTCATTCCGCACCAAAGTGACGGCCGGCGAGGATGAGGCCGAGTCCATCGTCAACGCCATCGGGGAACAGAAGCACGTCATCACCGACAGCGAGCGGGACGGCTTCGGCTGGCCCTGGGGCAGCATCACGGACGCATGCGCCAAGCACATGGGGCGGCGCCCCAACGGCGCCTGGATTCGCAACCCCACCGATCATGACCTGTACAACACCTACGGGTGGCAGCAGACGACCACGGTCCTGAAGGCCGTGAAGGCTGAGATCCTTGGGATCAACAGCAAGCCGACCACCGTGAAGACCGCCACGTTCCGCAACAACTCCAGTGTGGGCGGCACGTTCAACGTCAGCATCTGGGAGGAGGTGTCCAACACGGTCAGCAACACCTGGTCGTCGACCAACAGCTTCTCGCTGGAGCAGTCGATCTCCTACGAGATCGGCTTCCTGGGCACCGGAGGCGGCGGCGAAACCTCAATGAGCTATACGCACTCATGGGGGCAGTCGAAGACCGAGTCCCAGACGGTCACGCTGGGGTCGGAAACCGGGGTCGAGGTCTATCTCGAACCGGGGCAGGCGGTGAAGTCCACGCTCGTCGCCACCCGCGGCACCATGGAGGTCAAGGTCACCTACTCGGCCACGGTCGAAGGCCGAACCGCCATGAACTACAACCCCAGGCACAACGGACACCACTTCTGGAGCACAGGCACCAACACCATCCTCCAGGCGGGGGGCCTGAACCGAAGCAAGTCATTCACCGAGAACCTCGAAATCGGCTACTACTCCAACGCTGAGATCCTCCTGGAGGACGCCAAGACCGGCGAGCTCCTGGCCTCCCTCCCGCTTGACGGCGGTCCCGCCGTCAAGCCGGGCGAAACCGTCTCCTTCAACCTCAGCCCCCAGGCACGCGCGGCCGGGGCCGCCGAAGTAGTGGCGGCGGGCACCCCCGCCGAACCCGACCACCCGACCGCATAA
- a CDS encoding helix-turn-helix domain-containing protein, whose translation MLAVMGPRLRVVRERRGVTLADVSRATGISPSTLSRIETSRRKPTLEVVLQLAKEFGVSLDELVGTAPAPAAEPRSTAPHSFGDDKAVLPLTRYVGGLHAHKHVLPAVERPPGRPRQVSHEGYEWLCVLYGRLWLALGSQDLVLTAGDVVEFDTRILHGVANAGSDGPVEYLIMFGPQGERLRLRTPPAVGRGTGDTNSP comes from the coding sequence ATGCTGGCGGTGATGGGGCCCCGGCTGCGGGTCGTGCGCGAGCGCCGTGGCGTCACACTCGCCGATGTCAGCCGCGCAACCGGCATCTCGCCCAGTACGCTGTCGCGGATCGAGACCAGCCGGCGCAAGCCCACCCTGGAGGTGGTGCTACAGCTGGCGAAGGAATTCGGAGTCTCCCTGGACGAACTGGTCGGCACCGCACCCGCCCCTGCGGCCGAGCCCCGCAGCACGGCGCCGCACAGCTTCGGCGACGACAAGGCGGTGTTGCCGCTGACCCGGTACGTCGGCGGCCTGCACGCCCACAAGCATGTCCTGCCTGCCGTCGAGAGGCCGCCCGGGCGGCCCCGGCAGGTGTCCCACGAGGGTTACGAGTGGCTGTGTGTCCTGTACGGGCGGTTGTGGCTCGCACTCGGTAGCCAGGACCTCGTCCTGACTGCCGGGGACGTCGTCGAATTCGACACCCGCATCCTTCACGGAGTCGCGAACGCCGGATCCGACGGACCGGTCGAGTATCTGATCATGTTCGGGCCTCAGGGAGAACGTCTACGGCTGCGCACCCCTCCAGCAGTTGGTCGCGGGACTGGTGACACGAACAGCCCTTGA